A DNA window from Nocardioides palaemonis contains the following coding sequences:
- a CDS encoding homoserine dehydrogenase: protein MTEGDERLRVAVLGCGAVGSQVVRLLAEQHDDLAARVGAPVELVGVAVRRLDAPREVEVPEGLLTTDAAGLVARDDVDLVVEVIGGIEPARGLILSALENGASVVTANKALLAEDGPTLFEAAAKAGRDLYYEAAVAGAIPILRPLRESLAGDKVTRVLGIVNGTTNFILDKMDTSGAGFSEALQEAQDLGYAEADPTADVEGFDAAAKAAILASLAFHSRVTASDVHREGISEVTAADVASARDMGSVVKLLAICELRGDQVAARVHPAMIPRSHPLASVREAYNAVFVESEAAGQLMFYGPGAGGAPTASAVLGDLVTVARNRLAGTRGAGESAYADRAVQPMGETRTRYHVAIDVDDRAGVLAAVANAFADHDVSIQTVRQEGRGADAQLVVVSHAAPDAALAATVQQLREMDIVREVTSVMRVEGGDE from the coding sequence ATGACTGAGGGTGACGAGCGGCTGCGCGTGGCCGTGCTGGGCTGCGGTGCGGTCGGCTCCCAGGTGGTGCGGCTGCTCGCCGAGCAGCACGACGACCTCGCCGCGCGCGTCGGTGCGCCGGTCGAGCTGGTGGGCGTCGCGGTCCGACGCCTCGACGCCCCTCGCGAGGTCGAGGTCCCCGAGGGCCTGCTGACGACCGACGCCGCCGGGCTGGTCGCCCGCGACGACGTCGACCTCGTCGTCGAGGTGATCGGCGGCATCGAGCCTGCGCGCGGGCTGATCCTCTCGGCGCTGGAGAACGGCGCGAGCGTCGTCACCGCCAACAAGGCGCTGCTCGCCGAGGACGGTCCGACGCTCTTCGAGGCCGCCGCGAAGGCGGGACGCGACCTCTACTACGAGGCCGCGGTCGCCGGCGCGATCCCGATCCTGCGCCCGCTGCGCGAGTCGCTGGCCGGCGACAAGGTGACGCGGGTGCTGGGCATCGTCAACGGCACCACGAACTTCATCCTCGACAAGATGGACACCTCGGGCGCCGGGTTCTCGGAGGCCCTGCAGGAGGCCCAGGACCTCGGCTACGCCGAGGCCGACCCGACCGCCGACGTGGAAGGCTTCGACGCCGCGGCCAAGGCCGCGATCCTCGCCAGCCTGGCGTTCCACTCCCGCGTCACCGCCTCCGACGTGCACCGCGAGGGCATCTCCGAGGTCACCGCCGCCGACGTGGCGAGCGCCCGCGACATGGGCTCGGTCGTCAAGCTGCTCGCCATCTGCGAGCTGCGCGGCGACCAGGTCGCCGCCCGCGTGCACCCGGCGATGATCCCGCGCTCGCACCCGCTCGCCAGCGTCCGCGAGGCCTACAACGCCGTCTTCGTCGAGTCCGAGGCCGCGGGCCAGCTGATGTTCTACGGCCCCGGCGCCGGCGGCGCCCCCACCGCCAGCGCGGTGCTGGGCGACCTGGTGACGGTCGCCCGCAACCGCCTCGCCGGCACCCGCGGTGCGGGCGAGTCGGCCTACGCCGACCGGGCGGTGCAGCCGATGGGGGAGACCCGCACCCGCTACCACGTCGCGATCGACGTCGACGACCGCGCGGGCGTCCTGGCCGCGGTCGCCAACGCGTTCGCCGACCACGATGTGTCGATCCAGACCGTCCGGCAGGAGGGTCGCGGCGCCGACGCCCAGCTCGTCGTCGTCTCCCACGCCGCCCCCGACGCTGCCCTCGCCGCGACGGTCCAGCAGCTGCGCGAGATGGACATCGTCCGCGAGGTCACGTCCGTCATGCGCGTGGAGGGTGGGGACGAATGA